The uncultured Methanomethylovorans sp. genome contains a region encoding:
- a CDS encoding NAD-dependent succinate-semialdehyde dehydrogenase produces the protein MNLISSINPATGKTIKQFQPYSEEQINATLKKADTAFCEWKELDVSERSKLLSDFSQLLRNRKQELGELITLEMGKVIKQSVGEIVKCADTIDYFAAHAEELMHSEQIETDASESLVSYEPMGPVLAIKPWNFPFWQVLSAASHILEAGNVMLLKHSSYVPMCALKMEELIIEAGFPEGVFQTLLIDGSTASSLIERNEIKAVSFTGGDVAGKKVAELAARNMKKFVLELGGSDPFIVLADADVEKAATVAVPSRCINTGQTCIAAKRFIVAQEVAEEFTMKFVELTEKLKLGDPLDKNTDIGPLVRDEQISMLEQQVKDAIAKGAKVLVPGGRVNREGFFYAPTVLAKVNSEMKVMTEETFGPIAPIIVVEGEQEAIRVANSTQFGLGASIWTEDREKGALLARQLETGMVAVNAFFRPEACMPFGGIKGSGMGREMAKHGFYEFMHLKSIKIY, from the coding sequence ATGAATCTTATCTCATCCATCAACCCAGCAACTGGAAAAACTATCAAACAATTTCAACCCTATTCTGAAGAACAAATAAATGCCACTCTCAAGAAGGCTGATACCGCTTTCTGCGAATGGAAAGAGCTTGATGTATCAGAACGTAGCAAACTTTTAAGTGATTTCTCACAACTGTTGCGGAACAGAAAACAGGAACTTGGAGAACTCATCACATTGGAGATGGGAAAGGTCATAAAACAATCAGTTGGAGAGATTGTTAAATGCGCCGATACCATCGACTATTTTGCTGCACATGCAGAGGAACTTATGCATTCGGAGCAGATAGAAACAGATGCTTCTGAGTCTCTTGTATCATACGAGCCTATGGGTCCGGTATTGGCTATAAAGCCCTGGAACTTCCCCTTCTGGCAGGTGCTCAGTGCAGCATCTCATATCCTGGAAGCAGGCAACGTAATGCTGCTCAAACATTCCAGTTATGTGCCCATGTGTGCCCTGAAGATGGAAGAATTAATTATAGAAGCAGGATTTCCTGAAGGAGTCTTCCAGACATTGCTCATCGATGGCTCTACGGCATCATCTCTCATAGAGAGGAACGAAATAAAAGCAGTTTCCTTTACAGGTGGCGATGTTGCCGGAAAAAAAGTAGCAGAACTGGCAGCCCGAAATATGAAGAAGTTCGTGCTGGAACTTGGTGGCAGTGATCCGTTCATAGTGCTGGCAGATGCAGATGTGGAAAAAGCAGCAACTGTGGCTGTACCCAGCAGGTGTATCAACACAGGGCAGACATGTATTGCAGCCAAGAGGTTCATAGTAGCACAGGAAGTGGCAGAGGAGTTCACAATGAAGTTTGTGGAACTCACAGAAAAACTCAAACTTGGAGATCCTTTGGACAAGAATACAGATATAGGACCATTAGTACGTGATGAACAAATATCCATGCTTGAACAGCAGGTGAAAGATGCTATCGCAAAAGGAGCAAAAGTCCTTGTACCTGGAGGAAGGGTAAACCGGGAAGGATTTTTCTACGCGCCCACTGTGCTTGCAAAAGTGAATTCCGAAATGAAAGTGATGACAGAAGAGACATTTGGACCAATAGCGCCGATAATTGTAGTTGAGGGCGAGCAGGAAGCCATCCGTGTAGCCAACAGTACACAGTTCGGCCTGGGGGCAAGCATCTGGACAGAAGATAGGGAGAAAGGAGCTTTGCTTGCCAGACAGCTTGAGACTGGAATGGTAGCTGTTAATGCTTTCTTCCGTCCAGAAGCCTGCATGCCGTTCGGAGGCATAAAGGGAAGCGGCATGGGTAGAGAAATGGCAAAACACGGTTTTTATGAGTTTATGCATCTCAAATCCATAAAAATATACTGA
- a CDS encoding DUF61 family protein, which produces MQDRRPLSDDSVLMRWMRTEINKMNGSIVFERKSLVQLRQEEKPSAKTKAGKDHFFETSTLKNLGEKLPKNLQEKLKLPILFFFENEVPDSFYLNDAYALEALQALGEISRLRTMQQGRLWVGRSIAYLIMKKYPTGVQIVMG; this is translated from the coding sequence ATGCAGGACAGACGCCCTCTGAGTGATGATTCGGTTCTCATGAGGTGGATGAGAACAGAAATCAATAAGATGAACGGAAGCATAGTATTCGAAAGAAAAAGCCTTGTTCAGCTCAGGCAGGAAGAAAAGCCCTCTGCTAAAACAAAAGCTGGCAAGGATCACTTTTTCGAAACCTCAACACTCAAGAACCTCGGCGAGAAGCTACCTAAAAACCTGCAAGAGAAACTCAAACTTCCCATTCTATTCTTCTTTGAGAATGAAGTCCCAGACAGCTTTTACCTTAACGATGCATATGCTTTGGAAGCTTTACAGGCTTTGGGAGAGATCAGCCGCCTGCGTACTATGCAGCAGGGCAGGCTATGGGTTGGCAGATCAATAGCCTACTTAATTATGAAAAAGTATCCAACGGGTGTCCAGATAGTGATGGGATGA
- a CDS encoding nucleotidyltransferase domain-containing protein has translation MPTPSFLYEEQLQQIKAILLETFVGEDVKIILINLDKPRYSRNSMEIAIGVLPRSPYNRKKLIYSMEKIEEINFPYTVDLINLSRVSESLRIHLLEGSDLWKDWE, from the coding sequence ATGCCGACACCATCTTTTCTTTATGAAGAGCAACTTCAACAGATAAAGGCCATCTTGCTGGAAACATTTGTCGGGGAGGATGTCAAGATAATACTTATTAATCTTGATAAGCCAAGATATTCCCGCAATTCAATGGAGATAGCTATAGGTGTGCTTCCCCGCTCTCCATATAATCGAAAAAAGTTGATTTATTCGATGGAAAAAATAGAGGAAATAAATTTCCCATACACTGTGGATCTTATAAATCTTTCCAGGGTTTCGGAAAGTCTCAGAATTCACTTGCTGGAAGGCAGTGATCTATGGAAGGATTGGGAATGA
- a CDS encoding pentapeptide repeat-containing protein, protein MKFQNEEYEGETFKDIDLTSASFKRSKFIDCNFENCNLSNIDLNSTKLKDVRFRKCKILGLDFSKCNDFMLSIGFEDSFLSYSVFSDMNLENTDFINCQIYDCDFLNTNLKNANFEGSDLKNSQFSHTNLNFTSFRNAKNYNIDPNNNFLKKTKFSIPEVISLLNIYDIQLE, encoded by the coding sequence ATGAAATTCCAGAATGAAGAGTATGAAGGGGAAACATTCAAGGATATTGATCTGACATCTGCATCTTTCAAAAGATCAAAGTTCATAGATTGCAATTTTGAGAATTGCAACTTATCAAACATCGATCTCAATAGCACTAAGCTTAAGGATGTCCGATTCAGGAAATGTAAAATTCTGGGATTGGATTTTTCAAAATGTAATGACTTCATGCTCAGTATTGGATTTGAAGACTCTTTTCTTTCCTATTCTGTTTTTTCCGATATGAATTTAGAAAATACGGATTTCATTAACTGTCAGATATATGACTGCGATTTTCTCAATACTAACCTCAAGAATGCAAATTTTGAAGGGTCTGATCTTAAAAACAGCCAATTTAGTCACACAAACCTTAACTTCACATCATTCAGGAATGCAAAGAACTACAATATAGATCCAAACAACAATTTCCTGAAAAAGACGAAATTCTCTATTCCTGAGGTAATATCTCTTTTAAACATTTATGATATTCAGTTGGAATGA
- a CDS encoding ribose 1,5-bisphosphate isomerase, translating to MYDLMDTAEKIRTMEIRGAGRIAVAASAALRDHAQTLSSLSSEEFEKSINEAARILVETRPTAVSLPNAVALTKKHSFRDVNEAIAEIVANSEKFIKNANEALEKIGTVGARRIRDGDVIMTHCNSHAAIAIIKTAFNQGKKISVIATESRPRRQGFITIRELNDAGIPTTLIVDSAVRLVMKDVDLVVVGADSIAVNGALVNKIGTSQLALAAREARKNVLVAAETYKFSPNTILGQMVEIEDRSSDEVIDPSILKEMPNVKVRNPAFDITPPEYLDLIITDAGAFPPAMAYMVIKEYLGLDLVDLK from the coding sequence ATGTACGACCTGATGGATACCGCAGAAAAGATCCGTACCATGGAGATCCGTGGAGCCGGCAGGATAGCAGTTGCAGCTTCGGCAGCTCTGAGAGATCATGCACAGACCCTTAGTTCACTGTCCTCTGAGGAGTTCGAGAAAAGCATTAATGAAGCTGCAAGAATACTTGTGGAGACCAGGCCCACAGCTGTTTCCCTGCCTAATGCGGTGGCCCTTACAAAAAAGCATTCATTTCGTGATGTAAACGAAGCTATTGCTGAGATCGTTGCCAATTCCGAGAAATTCATAAAAAATGCAAATGAAGCACTGGAAAAGATTGGTACGGTCGGTGCCAGGCGTATCCGGGATGGGGATGTTATAATGACTCACTGCAATTCCCACGCAGCAATTGCCATTATTAAGACTGCATTTAATCAGGGAAAGAAGATCTCAGTGATCGCCACAGAATCCCGGCCACGCAGACAGGGTTTCATCACTATCAGGGAACTTAACGATGCAGGTATTCCCACAACTCTTATTGTGGACTCTGCTGTGAGGCTAGTCATGAAAGATGTGGACCTTGTGGTAGTAGGTGCAGATTCCATTGCCGTTAATGGTGCATTGGTTAATAAGATTGGTACTTCACAGCTTGCACTGGCAGCAAGGGAAGCCCGTAAGAACGTCTTAGTTGCAGCTGAGACTTACAAGTTCAGCCCCAACACTATTCTAGGACAGATGGTAGAGATTGAGGATCGTTCAAGTGATGAGGTCATAGATCCCAGTATACTCAAAGAAATGCCCAATGTAAAGGTAAGAAATCCTGCATTTGATATCACTCCTCCGGAATATCTCGACCTCATAATCACAGATGCAGGTGCTTTTCCACCTGCAATGGCATACATGGTTATCAAAGAGTACTTGGGATTGGATCTGGTGGATTTGAAATAA
- a CDS encoding helix-hairpin-helix domain-containing protein: protein MKDGNNTRVLRELQVIPGVGEKTAEDLWELGIRSVKDLKGKDPEELYMRLCDNAGMKIDRCMLYVFRCAVYYASNKEHDPQLLKWWNWKDNK, encoded by the coding sequence ATGAAAGATGGGAACAATACAAGAGTTCTCAGGGAATTGCAGGTTATTCCGGGCGTAGGTGAAAAAACTGCAGAGGATCTATGGGAATTGGGTATTCGTTCCGTCAAAGATCTAAAGGGGAAAGACCCTGAAGAACTCTACATGAGACTCTGTGATAATGCCGGAATGAAGATAGACAGGTGCATGCTCTATGTCTTCAGGTGTGCAGTGTATTATGCATCGAACAAGGAGCATGACCCTCAACTGCTGAAATGGTGGAATTGGAAGGATAATAAATAA
- a CDS encoding SagB/ThcOx family dehydrogenase produces MQEIGKDFMKLTRFQYLAKAPQTEGYPQPPLQKDPDDALGIIELPDPYTVHVREMPLRRAIEHRTSVRSYSDKPLTLNELSYLLWCTQGVKETIENVVTFRTVPSAGARHALETYLLINNVEGLEPGLYRFLAIGHKLLQLDIETDMAEEITEACLGQDFVKKSAVTFIWTAVAYRMKWRYGERGYRYLHLDAGHVCQNLYLSAEAIDCGVCSIGAFLDDDMNELLDIDGEHEFVIYIATVGKK; encoded by the coding sequence ATGCAAGAGATAGGTAAAGATTTCATGAAATTGACAAGGTTCCAGTACCTTGCAAAAGCACCACAAACAGAAGGATATCCACAGCCTCCTCTGCAAAAGGACCCAGATGATGCTCTTGGGATTATAGAACTACCGGACCCTTATACTGTTCATGTGAGAGAGATGCCATTAAGGCGTGCCATCGAACATCGTACAAGCGTGCGCAGCTATTCCGATAAGCCCCTTACACTGAACGAACTCTCATACCTCCTGTGGTGTACACAAGGAGTGAAAGAAACTATAGAAAACGTTGTCACTTTCAGGACTGTGCCCTCGGCAGGAGCAAGGCATGCACTGGAAACATACTTATTGATCAACAATGTGGAGGGCCTTGAACCCGGATTGTATAGATTCCTTGCCATAGGGCATAAACTGCTCCAATTAGATATTGAGACCGACATGGCAGAAGAGATTACAGAAGCCTGCCTGGGGCAGGATTTTGTAAAGAAAAGCGCTGTGACTTTCATATGGACAGCTGTTGCATACAGGATGAAATGGAGATATGGTGAAAGGGGATACCGTTACCTGCACCTAGATGCAGGTCATGTGTGCCAGAACCTATACCTTAGTGCAGAAGCTATTGATTGCGGGGTTTGCTCCATAGGAGCATTCCTGGATGATGACATGAACGAACTTCTGGATATTGACGGCGAGCATGAGTTCGTGATCTATATTGCCACAGTAGGAAAGAAATGA
- a CDS encoding class I SAM-dependent methyltransferase produces MFNTELEAIKKMLGQVHPKHRCIEIGVGTGRFTEGLHIIYGLDPSIEMLKKTRERKIICIQAVAENLPFKDKSFDIIMMATVDCFLTNLQQAFAEIDRTLKPDGRFILAKIDRDSELGKAYEKKQQDNRFYRYAKFHSVDEISEYIHEANFGDLATVQTLFRSLEMIEDVEPVRCGYGEGGFVVLGEKKEKMTVHKYSKINIS; encoded by the coding sequence GTGTTCAATACCGAGCTGGAAGCTATAAAGAAAATGCTGGGACAAGTCCATCCAAAACATCGATGCATTGAGATTGGAGTGGGTACAGGTAGATTTACTGAGGGCCTGCATATCATCTATGGTTTAGATCCTTCCATAGAAATGCTTAAAAAAACCAGGGAACGAAAAATAATTTGTATACAGGCTGTAGCCGAAAACTTGCCTTTCAAGGATAAAAGCTTTGATATTATTATGATGGCCACTGTAGATTGTTTTTTGACTAACCTGCAACAAGCATTCGCTGAGATTGACAGGACACTAAAACCGGATGGCAGATTTATTCTCGCAAAGATAGACAGGGACAGTGAACTTGGAAAAGCATATGAGAAAAAACAACAGGATAATCGGTTTTACAGATATGCAAAATTCCATTCAGTTGATGAAATATCTGAATACATCCATGAAGCTAATTTCGGGGATCTAGCTACAGTTCAGACACTTTTTAGATCACTGGAAATGATAGAAGATGTTGAACCTGTCAGATGTGGATATGGCGAAGGAGGATTTGTAGTGCTCGGTGAAAAAAAGGAGAAAATGACAGTTCATAAGTACTCAAAGATCAATATATCATAA
- a CDS encoding DNA-3-methyladenine glycosylase I produces the protein MPVRCEWASFSDLALKYHDEEWGVPVHDDRLLFEFLVLEGAQAGLSWETILKKRDNYRKAFDNFDYEKVATYDDAKVGELLKDAGIIRNKLKVRSAINNAQAFKKVRDEFGSFDTYIWGFVNHAPVQNSWTLLAEIPAKTEIAEKISKDLKKRGFNFVGPTILYAFMQAIGMVNDHVVGCFRHEQCRELGGK, from the coding sequence ATGCCAGTAAGATGTGAATGGGCTTCTTTCAGTGACCTTGCCCTCAAATACCATGATGAAGAGTGGGGTGTGCCAGTACATGATGATAGGCTGCTTTTCGAATTCCTTGTGCTAGAAGGTGCACAGGCGGGCTTAAGCTGGGAAACGATTCTCAAAAAAAGGGATAATTACAGAAAGGCTTTTGATAATTTTGATTATGAAAAGGTTGCAACATACGATGATGCAAAAGTGGGTGAATTGCTTAAAGATGCAGGTATTATCCGCAACAAGCTCAAGGTACGGTCTGCCATTAATAATGCACAGGCTTTCAAAAAAGTGAGAGATGAATTCGGCTCGTTTGACACTTATATCTGGGGCTTTGTGAATCATGCACCTGTTCAGAATTCATGGACATTATTGGCAGAAATCCCTGCAAAGACCGAAATTGCAGAAAAGATAAGTAAGGATCTGAAAAAAAGAGGGTTCAATTTTGTAGGTCCTACAATCCTCTATGCTTTCATGCAGGCAATTGGCATGGTCAATGATCATGTGGTGGGTTGCTTCAGGCATGAGCAGTGCAGGGAGCTTGGAGGGAAATAA
- the sppA gene encoding signal peptide peptidase SppA, with product MNPEDMANSSNTNYGEETPAMESNPYSAEKTERDISASGPTTYTRNTPPPMAPRKSRWKMYLLVAGFLVLLIGVSLVAIMGTFNSNLYSTGDKIAVIYVEGSIVSGSIYDGLGYATPDGINENIRQALEDDSVKAIVLRVDSPGGSSTAGEEIYEEVKKAHDQGMPIVVSMGNVAASAAYHISVPADVIVANPSTMTGSIGVIWTFENMSEYNDKEGIQYYIAKSGEFKDMGGSWRGLTDEEKEYADSVIMEVYDTFVTDVAEGRNMSVSEVKNLADGRIYTGKKAKELGLVDELGNFYDAIDIATKLAGIEGEPTIVYMNKPSLSSLLFGSESQTSNTSIETVLKQYQETPYGHLS from the coding sequence ATGAATCCTGAAGATATGGCAAATAGTTCCAATACAAATTATGGGGAGGAAACACCGGCCATGGAGAGTAATCCCTATTCCGCAGAAAAAACGGAAAGAGATATTTCGGCAAGCGGACCTACAACCTATACCCGAAATACACCTCCTCCTATGGCACCCCGCAAAAGTAGATGGAAAATGTACTTACTAGTAGCTGGATTCCTTGTGCTCCTCATTGGCGTAAGCCTTGTAGCTATTATGGGTACATTTAATAGTAATCTGTATTCAACAGGCGATAAAATCGCAGTTATATATGTAGAAGGCTCAATTGTTTCCGGCAGTATATATGATGGATTGGGATATGCTACACCTGACGGGATAAATGAGAACATCCGTCAGGCTCTTGAAGATGATAGTGTAAAAGCCATCGTACTGAGAGTAGATAGCCCCGGTGGTTCTTCAACTGCTGGAGAAGAAATATATGAAGAAGTAAAAAAGGCTCACGATCAAGGTATGCCTATAGTAGTATCTATGGGTAATGTCGCTGCCAGTGCAGCATATCATATATCCGTACCTGCTGATGTGATAGTAGCAAACCCATCTACAATGACTGGCAGCATAGGAGTAATCTGGACCTTTGAGAATATGTCTGAGTATAATGACAAAGAAGGAATACAATACTACATAGCCAAGTCTGGGGAGTTTAAAGATATGGGAGGCTCTTGGAGAGGTCTCACAGATGAAGAAAAGGAATATGCTGACAGTGTGATTATGGAAGTTTACGATACTTTCGTTACAGATGTTGCAGAAGGCCGTAACATGTCGGTAAGCGAAGTAAAGAATCTTGCAGATGGCAGAATATATACCGGTAAAAAGGCGAAGGAACTGGGGCTTGTGGATGAATTGGGCAATTTCTATGATGCCATTGATATTGCCACGAAACTGGCTGGCATAGAAGGGGAACCTACAATTGTCTACATGAACAAGCCTTCCCTGTCAAGTCTGCTATTCGGTTCTGAATCTCAAACTTCGAACACATCCATTGAAACTGTATTAAAGCAGTATCAAGAAACACCATATGGTCATTTGTCCTGA
- the metG gene encoding methionine--tRNA ligase, with translation MSKLPEDKPVLVTCGLPYANGKAHIGHLRTYIPADVYVRSLKKRGKEVTFICGSDTHGTPIVVNAEELKITPKELVEKYHQHFYEVFRSMGVVFNAFGTTDDPENHNRTLDIVNKLIEKGYVYPKVIEIAYCPACDRFLPDRYVAGVCPHCGQNARGDECDQGCGKHLEPGELKEPACTICRGPAHYKEQEHFFFKLSEFKEFLLEHLEHLEGTSNAKNYALGWVKQELTDWCITRTLEWGVKFPGHDDLVVYVWVDAPIGYIAFTEQWAQANNESWEKFWKGDCPIVHFIGGDIIYHHCIFWPAMLKGADYSQPWAVVSSGMVKIEDKKFSKSRGYVVWVQEDYLDHGFHADLLRYYLLSYTSHTKEVNFSWKVFQERINTELVAVLGNFLYRSLLFDFKNFGEIPAGKISPEVMEKIKSTIDEVTVAMEEFEFKKAIDTAMALASFGNSYFQSNEPWKLIKENKEACAEVLANCVQIAKGLILLFEPTIPEKMEIAWKQIGMDSDVHTAGYEEALIPVIAGTKLSNPSILFDKIEDAKIDEMTAISNERVRKALAKEAGIKEEEPVVVPLKDQITYEDFAKVDIRVGKVLTAEKIRKSKKLLKLMVDVGEPKPRQIVAGLADYYQPEELVGKIVNVLVNLQPAKLCGVESQGMLLAADAGERVSLLTPDKDMNPGSIVR, from the coding sequence ATGTCAAAACTACCTGAAGATAAACCTGTACTTGTTACGTGCGGTCTTCCTTACGCCAACGGCAAAGCTCATATCGGCCACTTGAGAACATATATTCCAGCGGATGTTTATGTGAGATCCCTGAAAAAACGTGGGAAAGAAGTAACTTTCATCTGTGGCTCGGATACTCATGGAACACCCATAGTTGTCAACGCAGAAGAATTGAAGATCACTCCTAAAGAACTGGTAGAAAAGTATCATCAGCATTTCTATGAGGTATTCAGGTCCATGGGTGTAGTATTCAATGCCTTTGGAACAACGGATGATCCGGAAAATCACAATCGTACATTGGATATTGTAAACAAACTTATCGAAAAGGGTTATGTTTATCCAAAGGTCATTGAGATAGCATATTGTCCCGCATGTGACCGTTTCCTACCGGACAGGTATGTTGCAGGCGTGTGTCCTCACTGTGGTCAAAATGCGAGAGGCGATGAATGTGATCAGGGATGCGGTAAACACCTGGAGCCAGGGGAGCTTAAGGAACCTGCATGTACCATTTGCCGGGGTCCTGCACACTATAAGGAACAGGAACACTTTTTCTTCAAACTTTCTGAATTCAAGGAATTCCTTCTTGAACACCTAGAGCATCTGGAAGGTACGTCCAATGCCAAAAACTATGCTCTTGGCTGGGTGAAACAGGAGCTTACAGACTGGTGCATCACAAGGACACTGGAATGGGGAGTGAAATTCCCTGGCCATGATGATCTTGTTGTGTATGTCTGGGTGGATGCACCCATCGGCTATATTGCCTTTACAGAACAGTGGGCCCAGGCTAATAATGAAAGCTGGGAGAAGTTCTGGAAAGGTGATTGTCCCATTGTCCATTTTATTGGTGGAGATATAATCTACCACCACTGTATATTCTGGCCTGCCATGCTCAAAGGTGCTGATTACAGCCAGCCTTGGGCAGTTGTATCCTCAGGTATGGTGAAGATAGAGGACAAAAAATTCTCCAAAAGCCGTGGATATGTGGTATGGGTACAAGAGGATTACCTGGACCACGGTTTCCATGCTGACCTTCTTAGATATTATCTCCTGAGTTACACATCACATACAAAGGAAGTCAATTTCTCATGGAAGGTATTCCAGGAAAGGATCAACACTGAACTTGTGGCTGTGCTGGGCAATTTCCTTTATCGTAGTCTTCTGTTCGACTTCAAGAACTTCGGTGAGATTCCGGCAGGCAAGATATCACCTGAGGTCATGGAAAAGATAAAATCCACTATTGATGAGGTCACAGTTGCAATGGAAGAATTCGAGTTCAAAAAGGCCATTGATACTGCTATGGCACTGGCTTCTTTTGGGAATTCGTACTTCCAGTCCAATGAACCATGGAAACTAATTAAAGAGAATAAGGAAGCATGTGCTGAAGTGCTGGCAAACTGCGTACAGATAGCAAAAGGCCTAATTCTCCTATTTGAACCCACTATTCCTGAAAAGATGGAGATCGCCTGGAAGCAGATAGGTATGGATTCCGATGTGCATACAGCAGGATATGAAGAAGCTCTGATACCAGTCATAGCAGGTACAAAACTTTCTAATCCCAGCATTCTCTTTGATAAGATAGAAGATGCCAAGATCGATGAGATGACCGCAATTTCCAATGAGAGGGTACGCAAGGCTCTTGCAAAGGAAGCAGGGATTAAGGAAGAAGAACCAGTAGTAGTGCCTCTGAAAGACCAAATTACTTACGAGGACTTTGCAAAGGTGGATATCCGTGTTGGTAAGGTCCTCACCGCAGAGAAAATAAGGAAATCAAAAAAATTGCTCAAACTGATGGTCGATGTCGGTGAACCCAAACCTAGACAGATAGTTGCAGGTCTTGCGGATTATTATCAGCCAGAAGAACTTGTGGGAAAGATCGTCAACGTTCTTGTAAATCTCCAGCCTGCAAAACTTTGTGGCGTGGAGTCCCAAGGTATGCTATTGGCAGCTGATGCAGGAGAACGTGTATCTTTGCTGACCCCTGATAAAGATATGAATCCTGGATCAATTGTAAGATAA
- the cyaB gene encoding class IV adenylate cyclase, with protein sequence MIEIEVKARASHNSLREKLAAMGAKPGGIQQHLDTYYNSPVRDFSETDEALRIRSVNGKSVLTYKGKKLDSVSKTRQEFETEVDGDSTRSILIALGFFESGIVRKKREIFSCQGMTIALDSVEGLEEFIEVEKQAETNIEEHRNQIFEFLESLGIRKEDSIRTSYLEMVLEKKE encoded by the coding sequence ATGATAGAAATAGAAGTAAAAGCACGGGCAAGCCATAACTCACTTCGTGAGAAGCTTGCCGCTATGGGTGCAAAGCCGGGAGGTATCCAGCAACATCTGGATACCTATTATAATTCTCCTGTGAGAGATTTCTCTGAAACTGACGAAGCATTGAGGATACGCTCCGTGAACGGAAAATCGGTGCTCACATATAAAGGAAAGAAGCTTGACTCAGTTTCCAAGACCCGGCAGGAATTCGAGACCGAAGTAGATGGAGACAGCACAAGAAGTATTCTTATAGCTCTTGGTTTTTTTGAATCGGGGATAGTCCGTAAGAAAAGAGAAATCTTCAGTTGCCAAGGCATGACAATTGCCCTTGATTCTGTGGAAGGGCTTGAAGAATTCATCGAAGTTGAGAAACAGGCTGAAACTAATATAGAAGAGCATCGCAATCAAATATTCGAATTTCTCGAATCATTAGGTATCCGAAAAGAAGATTCCATTAGGACATCTTACCTTGAGATGGTGCTTGAAAAAAAGGAATAA
- a CDS encoding Zn-ribbon domain-containing OB-fold protein encodes MSVPRFWRKQVARYNLIGTHCTNCGAYYYPPRNMCPTCRRDGKLENFKFSGKGEILTYTVIHTAAEGFEKQTPYVLAIVKLEEGPSLTSQIIGDPASMKIGMKVRPVFRKLGQSGEKGMIYYGTKFVPE; translated from the coding sequence ATGTCAGTACCGAGATTCTGGAGAAAACAGGTTGCCAGGTATAACCTAATAGGTACACACTGTACTAACTGTGGGGCATACTACTATCCACCCCGCAACATGTGCCCCACTTGCCGACGTGACGGTAAGCTGGAAAACTTCAAGTTTAGTGGAAAAGGAGAAATTCTTACATATACAGTTATTCACACAGCTGCCGAAGGGTTTGAGAAGCAGACACCTTATGTACTTGCTATTGTGAAGCTGGAAGAAGGACCAAGCCTCACCAGCCAGATCATAGGTGATCCGGCATCCATGAAGATAGGCATGAAAGTAAGACCTGTGTTCAGGAAGCTTGGCCAAAGCGGTGAGAAGGGCATGATATATTACGGCACCAAGTTCGTGCCTGAGTGA